In Erigeron canadensis isolate Cc75 chromosome 7, C_canadensis_v1, whole genome shotgun sequence, one DNA window encodes the following:
- the LOC122608179 gene encoding cytochrome P450 Tp4149-like codes for MLSFIQTPPFDISLSFLVASIFIIWILSNSRNKKNLPPSPWKLPLIGNLHQLGPSLHQSLLDMAKKHGPLMLVHVGSVPLLVATSVEASQLILKTHDLVFCNRPHLKIPNKIFYGSKDIAFAPYGEHWRQVKSIAVLQLLSKTRVHSFRKVREEETANMLQEIGESYGSSVNLSELFVALTNNVVCRVALGKTYRGLKFKNLLARLMGLLGYLSIGNYIPLLSWIDRLSGIERKTNEVAKEFDDLLEGVIDEHIKRRETKVEGDDAAQDLVDILLDVQKESAGGFVVHKDTIKAVILDVFAAGTDTTSTNIEWAVSELVKHPRVMKKLQQEVTEIANGKSMVTEDDLSKMKYLKAVIKETLRFHIPVPLLVQRETTQDVNIMGYDIPAGTPVVINAWAIAREPSVWEEPNEFKPERFLNNPVDYRGLHYEFIPFGAGRRGCPGIEFAIAVNELAIANLVYKYDLALPNGNGAEELDMTEMSGISVRKKSPLLVVATPRF; via the exons ATGctttcttttatacaaacacCCCCCTTTGATATATCACTTTCTTTTTTGGTTGCATCCATATTCATTATATGGATTTTGTCGaattcaagaaacaaaaaaaacttaccaCCATCTCCATGGAAGCTCCCATTGATTGGCAACCTTCATCAGCTAGGACCGAGTCTTCACCAGTCTCTCTTGGACATGGCCAAGAAACATGGTCCACTCATGTTGGTTCACGTTGGCAGCGTACCGCTACTCGTAGCCACCTCTGTTGAAGCATCTCAATTAATCTTGAAAACCCATGATTTAGTCTTTTGTAATCGACCACATTTAAAAATCCCCAATAAAATCTTCTATGGCTCCAAGGACATAGCCTTTGCTCCCTATGGAGAACATTGGAGACAGGTGAAGAGCATTGCAGTGCTCCAACTTTTAAGCAAGACACGAGTTCACTCATTTCGAAAAGTGAGAGAAGAGGAGACAGCTAATATGCTCCAAGAGATTGGAGAAAGTTATGGTTCTTCAGTTAATTTAAGCGAGCTGTTCGTTGCACTTACAAATAATGTGGTCTGCAGGGTGGCCTTGGGAAAGACTTATCGTGGGTTAAAGTTTAAGAACTTGTTGGCAAGGTTAATGGGTCTGCTGGGTTATCTTAGCATTGGAAATTATATTCCATTGTTGTCTTGGATAGATCGTTTGAGCGGTATAGAACGCAAAACAAATGAAGTTGCTAAAGAATTTGATGACCTTCTTGAGGGTGTTATTGATGAACATATAAAGAGAAGAGAGACAAAGGTCGAGGGTGATGACGCAGCTCAAGATTTAGTAGACATCTTGCTAGATGTTCAAAAAGAAAGTGCAGGCGGCTTTGTGGTACACAAAGATACCATCAAAGCAGTCATATTG GACGTGTTTGCAGCCGGGACTGATACGACATCCACTAATATAGAGTGGGCAGTTAGCGAGCTAGTAAAACATCCACGGGTGATGAAAAAGCTACAACAAGAAGTGACAGAGATAGCAAACGGAAAATCCATGGTTACTGAGGATGATTTAAGCAAAATGAAGTACCTAAAGGCTGTCATCAAAGAGACCCTTCGGTTCCACATTCCAGTCCCTCTACTTGTTCAGCGAGAAACCACTCAAGATGTCAACATTATGGGTTACGACATTCCAGCAGGCACACCGGTGGTGATCAATGCTTGGGCGATAGCAAGAGAGCCTTCAGTGTGGGAAGAACCAAATGAGTTTAAACCTGAGAGGTTCTTGAACAATCCAGTTGACTATAGAGGGTTACATTATGAGTTCATTCCATTTGGTGCTGGACGAAGAGGATGTCCAGGTATTGAATTTGCTATCGCAGTTAACGAGCTTGCTATTGCAAATTTAGTTTACAAATATGATCTAGCATTGCCAAATGGAAACGGAGCCGAGGAATTGGACATGACTGAGATGTCAGGGATTTCCGTCCGTAAGAAGTCCCCGTTACTAGTTGTGGCGACTCCTCGTTTCTAG